One Maridesulfovibrio bastinii DSM 16055 genomic region harbors:
- the galU gene encoding UTP--glucose-1-phosphate uridylyltransferase GalU, with protein sequence MVIKKVVVPVAGWGTRSLPATKNIPKEMLPIFRKPAVQLVVEEAMASGLTDVVFINNQNKKIIEDHFDYNLSLEDVLERAGKTDMLHEVRKVAEMVNIISVRQKKQLGLGHAVLCAKEVCKNDPFAVMVGDDLMFGIEPGIKQLIDAARTENMAVVGVIEVPANKVNRYGIINGEEFAPGMYRVRSLVEKPKIGEAPSRLAIVGRYVLLPEIFDHLERLEPGVGGEIQLTDALQGLASNNKLLAVKLRGQRFDAGDWVDYLTANIYFALHDEELRDDLVIRLRELLSCS encoded by the coding sequence ATGGTCATCAAGAAAGTTGTTGTTCCGGTTGCAGGGTGGGGGACCCGGTCGCTGCCAGCTACAAAGAATATCCCCAAGGAAATGCTCCCTATTTTTAGAAAACCGGCTGTCCAGCTTGTTGTTGAAGAAGCGATGGCCAGTGGTCTGACAGATGTTGTTTTTATTAATAACCAGAATAAAAAAATCATTGAAGACCATTTTGATTACAACCTCTCCCTTGAGGATGTTCTCGAACGTGCCGGCAAGACTGATATGCTGCATGAAGTTCGCAAAGTTGCTGAAATGGTTAATATTATTTCAGTGCGTCAGAAAAAACAGCTGGGACTTGGCCATGCGGTGCTGTGTGCAAAAGAAGTCTGCAAGAATGATCCTTTTGCTGTTATGGTCGGTGACGACCTCATGTTCGGCATTGAGCCGGGCATCAAGCAGCTTATTGATGCTGCAAGAACTGAAAATATGGCTGTTGTAGGCGTTATTGAAGTTCCGGCCAACAAAGTTAACCGTTACGGCATTATTAATGGTGAAGAATTTGCTCCGGGCATGTACCGGGTGCGAAGCCTTGTTGAAAAACCGAAAATCGGCGAAGCCCCCTCAAGGCTGGCAATAGTCGGTCGTTACGTTCTGCTTCCTGAAATTTTTGATCATCTTGAGAGACTTGAACCGGGTGTAGGTGGAGAAATTCAGCTTACAGACGCTCTACAGGGACTCGCTTCAAATAATAAACTTCTGGCGGTGAAATTACGCGGACAAAGATTTGACGCCGGTGACTGGGTCGATTATCTTACTGCAAATATTTATTTTGCTCTTCATGATGAAGAACTTCGTGATGATCTTGTAATTCGCCTCAGGGAGCTTTTATCTTGTTCCTGA
- the glmM gene encoding phosphoglucosamine mutase — MNKRLFGTDGLRGQVNIFPMTADIALRLGLASGHVFRNGKQKHRVVIGKDTRLSGYVFETALTSGLCAMGMDVFQVGPLPTPAISFLTQNMRADLGIVISASHNPFIDNGIKFFSKDGFKLADEVEDRISEMVLSKDQQWDYPEPEKVGRAYKIEDARGRYIVYLKYSIPQQMNFKGLKIVLDCANGAGYSLGHLFEELGASVVTIGDKPNGLNINDKCGSLYPEVVGRKVVEEKADIGLALDGDGDRLIVVDERGTILDGDQIMAMCAQNMMERDELAGNMLVSTVMSNMALEVFMKERGGTLLRTPVGDRYVVEAMRAKGAVFGGEQSGHLIFRKYSTTGDGLLAALQLLRILVEKDKPLSELSGLLIPFPQVLKNVHVERKIPFGEVPIVQESVEKVEKALAGKGRVLLRYSGTEPVARVMVEGEDRDKVEMYTDELAEILEKNLC; from the coding sequence ATGAATAAAAGATTGTTCGGGACCGACGGATTGCGCGGTCAGGTTAATATATTCCCGATGACAGCAGATATTGCGCTGAGACTCGGGCTTGCATCAGGCCATGTGTTCAGAAACGGCAAGCAGAAACACCGTGTAGTCATAGGTAAGGATACCCGCCTTTCCGGTTATGTCTTTGAAACAGCTCTTACCTCCGGCTTATGCGCTATGGGTATGGATGTTTTTCAGGTCGGTCCGCTTCCTACTCCTGCCATTTCTTTTTTAACGCAGAATATGAGGGCTGATCTCGGTATTGTGATCTCGGCATCACATAACCCCTTTATTGACAACGGAATCAAATTTTTCAGCAAAGACGGTTTTAAACTCGCTGATGAAGTTGAAGACAGAATTTCAGAAATGGTTTTGTCCAAAGATCAGCAGTGGGATTACCCGGAACCTGAAAAAGTAGGGCGCGCTTATAAAATTGAGGATGCCCGTGGTAGATACATTGTTTACCTTAAATACAGCATTCCTCAGCAGATGAATTTCAAGGGATTGAAAATAGTACTGGATTGCGCCAATGGTGCGGGGTACAGTCTCGGTCATCTTTTTGAAGAGCTTGGTGCGTCTGTTGTAACCATCGGTGATAAACCCAACGGCCTTAATATCAATGACAAATGCGGTTCTCTCTATCCTGAAGTTGTCGGCAGAAAGGTTGTGGAAGAAAAGGCCGATATAGGTCTTGCCCTTGATGGTGACGGCGACAGGCTTATTGTTGTTGATGAAAGAGGCACCATTCTTGACGGTGACCAGATCATGGCAATGTGCGCCCAGAATATGATGGAGCGTGACGAACTTGCCGGTAATATGCTGGTATCTACTGTTATGAGCAATATGGCGCTTGAAGTTTTTATGAAAGAACGTGGCGGAACCCTGCTCAGAACTCCTGTCGGCGACAGATATGTTGTTGAAGCAATGCGGGCAAAAGGTGCGGTTTTCGGCGGTGAGCAGTCCGGTCACCTCATTTTCAGAAAATACAGCACAACCGGGGACGGACTCCTTGCAGCCTTGCAATTATTACGTATACTCGTAGAAAAGGATAAGCCTCTCTCTGAACTTTCAGGGCTTCTTATTCCTTTCCCGCAGGTTTTGAAAAACGTGCACGTTGAGCGCAAAATTCCTTTCGGGGAAGTTCCCATTGTTCAGGAATCCGTGGAAAAGGTTGAAAAAGCTCTGGCAGGAAAGGGCCGAGTGCTGTTACGCTATTCAGGAACCGAGCCTGTGGCCAGAGTTATGGTTGAAGGCGAGGATAGAGACAAAGTTGAAATGTACACTGACGAACTAGCGGAAATATTGGAAAAAAATTTATGTTAA
- a CDS encoding CdaR family protein, with product MIRHRWHIVLIAIVMAVFTWYLVTGRDLVETWVDFPLEITNPPDGMIIRGGMVSHISARLRGPKGLIRNLETKKLAYSLDTGKLKVGDNAINVSAAHLSLAGAIEVMEIRPSSLNLSVDMFVEKKVDVSVKHKGSLPSDYKLLDTSAEPSQVTLRGPASILKKIDKVQTRTLSLAEHSPEDFSGEIPLDLPKEVESSPAVVKVILDFVVKKEKMWVKVPINFLAPEDVDIDASQNYVRLLVEAPKPFFRKSNFRDEIEASVDLNAAVAGDIIKNEKKNYPISISLPDGCTVAEMKPQQLAITVLRSQE from the coding sequence ATGATCAGACATAGATGGCACATTGTACTTATAGCCATAGTGATGGCGGTTTTTACCTGGTACCTCGTAACCGGAAGAGATCTGGTGGAGACCTGGGTTGATTTTCCGCTGGAAATAACAAATCCGCCGGACGGTATGATCATCCGCGGTGGTATGGTCAGCCATATTTCCGCGCGTCTTAGAGGACCCAAAGGGCTTATCCGTAATCTTGAAACCAAGAAACTTGCTTATTCACTTGATACCGGCAAGCTCAAGGTCGGGGATAATGCCATCAATGTTTCAGCTGCTCATCTGAGTCTGGCCGGAGCCATAGAAGTTATGGAAATAAGGCCCTCTTCACTGAATCTTTCAGTGGATATGTTTGTTGAGAAAAAAGTTGATGTAAGTGTTAAACATAAGGGTTCTCTTCCAAGTGATTATAAACTGCTTGATACTTCTGCGGAACCTTCACAGGTTACTTTAAGAGGCCCGGCATCAATCCTCAAGAAAATTGACAAAGTGCAGACCAGAACACTCAGCCTTGCCGAACACTCTCCGGAGGACTTTTCCGGTGAAATCCCACTGGACCTTCCTAAAGAGGTGGAATCATCTCCGGCTGTAGTCAAAGTTATTCTGGATTTTGTCGTGAAAAAGGAAAAAATGTGGGTTAAAGTTCCCATTAATTTTCTTGCACCGGAAGATGTTGACATTGATGCCAGTCAAAATTACGTCAGGCTTCTGGTTGAAGCACCCAAGCCTTTTTTCAGAAAAAGTAATTTCAGGGATGAAATAGAAGCATCTGTTGATTTAAACGCTGCCGTTGCCGGTGATATCATTAAAAATGAAAAGAAAAATTACCCTATCAGCATCAGCCTTCCTGACGGATGCACCGTAGCAGAAATGAAACCGCAGCAGCTGGCAATAACAGTATTAAGGAGTCAGGAGTAA
- the cdaA gene encoding diadenylate cyclase CdaA, producing MIEIFGFQISWRELLDIGLVAVVYYYVILLVRGTRAVAVIWGLMLLLLVYYASDELGLNTLNWLLANFLSSIFIVIIVLFQKDIRKGLAQMGAGWFWRKSDIKNIVVDEICEAMETMARQKIGALVVIRKSVPLGDIIERGVEINAEVSKQLLVNIFWPDTPLHDGAVVISENKIVAGSCILPLAQVSTRQSAIGTRHRAALGISEETDALSIIVSEERGTVSVAVDGNLETNLDTLKLKTILLRELS from the coding sequence ATGATTGAAATTTTCGGATTTCAGATTTCGTGGAGAGAACTCCTGGATATAGGACTGGTCGCAGTCGTCTACTATTACGTGATCCTTCTGGTCCGCGGGACCAGAGCCGTGGCCGTAATCTGGGGATTAATGCTGCTGCTTCTGGTCTATTACGCTTCAGACGAACTAGGGCTTAATACACTTAACTGGCTGCTTGCCAATTTCCTGAGTTCGATATTTATTGTTATCATAGTTCTTTTTCAGAAAGATATCCGAAAAGGTCTGGCCCAGATGGGTGCGGGATGGTTCTGGCGTAAAAGCGATATAAAAAATATCGTTGTCGATGAAATCTGTGAAGCTATGGAAACCATGGCCCGTCAGAAAATTGGGGCTCTTGTCGTTATCCGCAAAAGTGTTCCTCTAGGGGATATCATTGAACGCGGAGTTGAAATCAATGCCGAAGTCAGCAAACAACTGCTGGTTAATATCTTCTGGCCGGATACCCCTCTGCATGACGGAGCCGTTGTAATCAGCGAAAATAAAATAGTCGCCGGTTCCTGTATTCTGCCGCTGGCGCAGGTTTCAACAAGACAGAGCGCAATTGGAACAAGGCACCGGGCCGCACTGGGTATCAGTGAGGAAACCGATGCTCTTTCAATAATTGTTTCCGAAGAAAGAGGCACAGTTTCGGTTGCCGTGGACGGTAATCTGGAAACCAACCTTGATACTTTAAAGCTGAAAACGATTCTTTTAAGGGAATTGAGCTGA
- the folP gene encoding dihydropteroate synthase, giving the protein MLKEYTWTVRGGRVLGPAPFLVAGIVNVTPDSFYDGGTHDTTESAVKHALKLIADGADMLDIGGESSRPFSDKVSVAEELARVLPLVEKLSPDYVVSVDTIKSEVARQCIEAGAHIINDVSAFTYDPELLEVVGHYKPGYVLMHTKGQSDTMQVDPRYDDVVENILTFFKKSLEKLNKAGLPDDYIVLDPGIGFGKTLEHNLEILKNIDRFMDLGFPVYMGLSNKSLFKGLLDLEVGDRKNATQAATACLAARSVPIHRVHEVRETCQTLAIVKELFGDK; this is encoded by the coding sequence ATGTTAAAGGAATATACTTGGACCGTAAGAGGGGGCAGGGTGTTAGGCCCTGCCCCTTTTCTTGTGGCCGGAATAGTCAATGTCACCCCTGATTCGTTTTATGACGGCGGAACGCATGACACCACTGAAAGTGCTGTTAAACACGCCCTGAAATTAATTGCTGACGGAGCTGATATGCTGGATATCGGAGGTGAAAGTTCACGTCCGTTTTCAGATAAGGTAAGTGTTGCAGAAGAACTTGCGCGGGTTCTTCCTCTTGTTGAAAAATTAAGCCCTGATTATGTTGTCAGTGTTGATACAATCAAAAGTGAAGTCGCCAGACAATGTATTGAAGCCGGAGCACATATCATAAATGATGTTTCAGCTTTTACTTATGATCCGGAACTTCTGGAAGTTGTAGGACACTATAAGCCCGGATATGTTTTGATGCATACAAAAGGGCAGTCTGACACAATGCAGGTTGATCCAAGGTATGATGATGTTGTTGAAAACATTTTGACTTTTTTTAAAAAAAGTCTTGAAAAACTCAACAAAGCTGGATTACCAGATGATTATATAGTCCTTGATCCCGGTATAGGCTTTGGAAAAACTCTGGAACACAATCTGGAGATTCTGAAAAATATAGACCGTTTCATGGACCTTGGCTTTCCTGTTTACATGGGGTTGTCAAATAAATCCTTATTTAAAGGACTTCTGGATCTTGAAGTGGGTGACCGTAAAAATGCCACACAGGCTGCAACGGCCTGCCTTGCTGCCAGAAGTGTTCCGATTCACAGGGTTCATGAGGTCAGGGAAACCTGTCAGACACTTGCTATTGTCAAGGAGCTTTTCGGGGATAAGTAA
- the ftsH gene encoding ATP-dependent zinc metalloprotease FtsH produces MNSFAKNLLVWVTIAMVMFVLFNLFNQPAATQLKIPYSDFLLKVDTGDIIQVKIQGQKISGIMVGDKRFVTYSPDDPNLVQKLIKNKIEVVAEPEEEAPWYMTLFISWFPMLLLVGVWIFFMRQMQGGGGGGKGGAMSFGRSRARMLNEETAKVTFQDVAGVDEAKDELHEVVLFLSEPKKFTRLGGRIPKGVLLVGPPGTGKTLLARAVAGEAGVPFFSISGSDFVEMFVGVGASRVRDLFAQGKKNAPCLIFIDEIDAVGRQRGAGLGGGHDEREQTLNQLLVEMDGFESNEGVILIAATNRPDVLDPALLRPGRFDRQVVVPTPDVRGRKHILKVHTRKSPLSDEVNLDLIARGTPGFSGADLENLVNEAALHAAKKNQDYLLMDDFEEAKDKVMMGKERRSVILSDEEKRTTAYHEGGHALIAKLLPKTDPVHKVSIIPRGMALGVTMQLPVDDRHNYSREYLESMLVMLLGGRVAEELILDQMTTGASNDIERATKMARNMVCQWGMSDKLGPMSFGESNDQVFLGKELVQHRDFSEDTSRLIDSEVRRIIDTAHDTARKLLGENKDILHKIAEALLERETISGNDIDVIMKGGELPPLVNGVNAKNPSDAAQAYRENDSSNPAYKPVEESSHEFSFDEEQEKENAAKAEEKPKAEKTAEVEADVKASVEAEETKPADDAQDVSKDEDKKGSE; encoded by the coding sequence TTGAACAGCTTTGCCAAGAATCTCTTGGTCTGGGTAACAATCGCGATGGTCATGTTCGTGTTGTTCAACCTTTTCAACCAGCCAGCGGCAACCCAGCTCAAAATCCCTTATTCCGACTTTCTGTTGAAAGTGGATACCGGGGATATTATTCAGGTTAAAATTCAGGGTCAGAAAATTTCGGGTATCATGGTCGGTGATAAAAGATTTGTCACCTATAGTCCTGACGATCCGAATCTGGTTCAGAAACTAATAAAAAATAAAATTGAAGTCGTTGCGGAACCGGAAGAAGAGGCTCCGTGGTATATGACTCTTTTTATTTCATGGTTTCCCATGCTGCTGCTTGTTGGTGTATGGATATTCTTTATGCGCCAGATGCAGGGCGGCGGTGGAGGCGGCAAAGGCGGGGCTATGTCCTTCGGCCGCTCAAGAGCCAGAATGCTTAATGAGGAAACAGCCAAGGTTACCTTTCAGGATGTTGCCGGCGTTGATGAAGCAAAAGATGAACTTCATGAAGTTGTTCTTTTCCTCAGTGAACCCAAAAAGTTCACCCGCCTTGGCGGACGTATTCCTAAAGGTGTATTGCTGGTAGGCCCTCCCGGAACCGGTAAAACCCTTCTTGCCCGTGCAGTTGCCGGTGAAGCAGGTGTTCCCTTTTTCTCTATTTCCGGTTCTGATTTTGTAGAAATGTTTGTCGGTGTCGGAGCCTCCCGTGTGCGTGACCTTTTTGCACAGGGTAAGAAAAATGCTCCATGCCTTATCTTTATTGATGAAATTGATGCCGTAGGACGTCAGCGCGGAGCAGGGCTCGGCGGCGGACATGATGAACGCGAACAGACCCTTAACCAGTTGCTGGTTGAAATGGATGGTTTTGAATCCAATGAGGGTGTAATTCTGATTGCGGCCACCAACAGACCGGATGTTCTTGATCCGGCACTGCTGCGTCCCGGACGTTTTGACCGTCAGGTTGTTGTGCCGACTCCTGATGTGCGCGGCAGAAAACATATTCTTAAAGTTCACACTCGCAAGAGCCCGCTTTCCGATGAAGTCAATCTTGACCTTATCGCACGCGGAACTCCGGGATTTTCAGGTGCTGATCTTGAAAACCTCGTAAACGAGGCTGCTTTACATGCAGCGAAAAAGAATCAGGACTACCTCCTGATGGACGACTTTGAGGAAGCAAAAGACAAGGTTATGATGGGTAAGGAACGCCGCAGCGTAATTCTGAGCGATGAAGAAAAAAGGACCACTGCCTATCACGAAGGCGGACACGCTCTGATTGCCAAACTGCTTCCTAAAACCGATCCTGTTCACAAGGTATCCATTATCCCGCGTGGTATGGCTCTTGGTGTAACCATGCAACTGCCTGTCGACGACCGCCACAATTATTCACGGGAATACCTTGAGAGCATGCTTGTTATGCTTTTAGGTGGACGTGTGGCCGAGGAATTAATCCTCGACCAGATGACCACCGGAGCAAGTAACGATATAGAGCGCGCCACTAAAATGGCCAGAAACATGGTCTGCCAGTGGGGCATGAGCGACAAGCTCGGACCCATGTCTTTCGGTGAAAGCAATGATCAGGTCTTCCTTGGCAAGGAACTTGTTCAGCACAGAGATTTCAGTGAGGATACTTCCAGACTGATCGACTCCGAAGTTCGCCGGATAATAGACACCGCGCACGATACCGCCCGTAAGCTTCTTGGAGAAAACAAAGATATTCTGCATAAAATTGCGGAAGCTCTCCTTGAGCGTGAGACCATCTCTGGAAATGATATTGATGTCATTATGAAAGGTGGAGAACTTCCTCCTCTCGTAAACGGCGTTAATGCCAAAAATCCTTCAGATGCAGCTCAGGCATATCGCGAAAATGATTCTTCAAATCCTGCTTATAAGCCAGTTGAAGAAAGTTCACATGAATTTTCATTTGATGAAGAGCAGGAAAAAGAGAATGCCGCTAAAGCGGAAGAAAAGCCCAAGGCTGAAAAAACTGCTGAAGTTGAAGCTGATGTAAAAGCATCAGTTGAAGCCGAAGAAACAAAACCCGCAGATGATGCGCAGGATGTTTCCAAGGACGAAGATAAAAAAGGTTCGGAGTAA